Proteins from a genomic interval of Crassostrea angulata isolate pt1a10 chromosome 7, ASM2561291v2, whole genome shotgun sequence:
- the LOC128157371 gene encoding sphingomyelin synthase-related protein 1-like isoform X4, which translates to MEGSEMETIHQWSRARVGQWLTESGFPEYRKLFEDRNIDGAALCGLTEESLQREPLNLTVVSDIQKLVGCIQQLKQHHQHSAVCNGQGPQLLPYKAFEVVEMEDSENSFDSDRELLSKTDDNQNTVYYSRFSSELRKTVLAVAYGALSHFMTSVAIVTAQSRLPDKKRYPPLPDIYLDNFAMIPWAYKVSESVILSLLALLCVILIFHKHRWVVLRRTMVIAGSIYLLRCICVTVTNLPMPEKHYNCDRMVFQDSWSQFKRILVVYSGMGMKLGGMKTCGDYMFSGHTITITIATLTAIEYTPSRYRLLHLALWLYCFCGMWAILASHGHYTLDVVVAFYISSRIFMYHQTFANNLTMMRRNRKRIKIWFPVFYFFEKDTHRAVKNEYECPIPSIDSLRKFIKDRRVDFCLKQYTVFRHS; encoded by the exons ATGGAGGGCAG TGAGATGGAGACGATACATCAATGGAGCCGCGCACGGGTGGGACAGTGGCTGACGGAATCCGGGTTCCCGGAATATCGGAAATTGTTTGAGGACCGGAACATTGACGGGGCGGCTTTGTGTGGCCTGACGGAGGAATCGCTTCAACGGGAGCCGCTAAATCTGACAGTGGTCAGTGATATTCAGAAACTTGTAGGCTGTATTCAGCAGCTAAAACAGCATCACCAACATTCAGCCGTCTGTAATGGCCAGGGCCCGCAACTCCTGCCGTACAAGGCTTTCGAGGTGGTGGAGATGGAGGATTCCGAGAATAGCTTTGACAGTGACCGGGAGCTGTTGAGTAAGACGGACGACAACCAAAATACGGTGTACTACAGTCGCTTCAGCTCGGAGCTCCGAAAAACGGTGCTAGCGGTGGCATATGGCGCTCTCTCTCATTTCATGACTTCCGTTGCCATTGTGACCGCCCAGTCCAGGCTTCCAGACAAGAAGCGGTACCCACCCCTTCCGGATATATACCTGGATAACTTCGCCATGATTCCCTGGGCCTACAAGGTGTCGGAGAGCGTGATCCTGAGTCTGTTGGCTTTACTGTGCGTCATCCTTATCTTCCATAAACACAG ATGGGTGGTCCTGCGCCGGACTATGGTCATCGCCGGAAGTATCTACCTGCTGCGCTGTATCTGTGTCACCGTCACCAATCTCCCGATGCCTGAGAAGCACTACAACTGTGACAGAATG GTTTTCCAGGACAGCTGGAGTCAGTTCAAAAGAATCCTGGTTGTTTACTCAGGGATGGGGATGAAGCTTGGCGGGATGAAGACGTGTGGGGACTACATGTTTAGCGGCCACACCATCACTATAACTATCGCTACTCTCACTGCCATTGAAT ATACACCCAGTCGATATCGTCTGCTTCACCTGGCTCTGTGGTTGTACTGTTTCTGTGGAATGTGGGCCATTCTCGCCTCCCACGGGCATTACACGCTTGACGTAGTGGTCGCCTTCTACATTTCGTCAAGAATCTTCATGTACCACCAAACATTTGCCAACAACCTCACAATGATGAGGCGAAATCGGAAGCGAATCAAAATTTGGTTTCCTGTTTTCTATTTCTTTGAGAAGGACACCCATAGGGCTGTAAAGAATGAGTACGAATGTCCCATTCCCAGTATTGACTCTTTGAGAAAGTTTATCAAAGACAGACGTGTGGACTTCTGCTTGAAACAGTACACAGTGTTTCGTCATTCATGA
- the LOC128157371 gene encoding sphingomyelin synthase-related protein 1-like isoform X2 gives MSVSCPRFSTFEPLEIVYSTEMETIHQWSRARVGQWLTESGFPEYRKLFEDRNIDGAALCGLTEESLQREPLNLTVVSDIQKLVGCIQQLKQHHQHSAVCNGQGPQLLPYKAFEVVEMEDSENSFDSDRELLSKTDDNQNTVYYSRFSSELRKTVLAVAYGALSHFMTSVAIVTAQSRLPDKKRYPPLPDIYLDNFAMIPWAYKVSESVILSLLALLCVILIFHKHRWVVLRRTMVIAGSIYLLRCICVTVTNLPMPEKHYNCDRMVFQDSWSQFKRILVVYSGMGMKLGGMKTCGDYMFSGHTITITIATLTAIEYTPSRYRLLHLALWLYCFCGMWAILASHGHYTLDVVVAFYISSRIFMYHQTFANNLTMMRRNRKRIKIWFPVFYFFEKDTHRAVKNEYECPIPSIDSLRKFIKDRRVDFCLKQYTVFRHS, from the exons ATGTCCGTCAGTTGTCCCAGATTCTCAACTTTCGAGCCTCTGGAGATTGTTTACAGTAC TGAGATGGAGACGATACATCAATGGAGCCGCGCACGGGTGGGACAGTGGCTGACGGAATCCGGGTTCCCGGAATATCGGAAATTGTTTGAGGACCGGAACATTGACGGGGCGGCTTTGTGTGGCCTGACGGAGGAATCGCTTCAACGGGAGCCGCTAAATCTGACAGTGGTCAGTGATATTCAGAAACTTGTAGGCTGTATTCAGCAGCTAAAACAGCATCACCAACATTCAGCCGTCTGTAATGGCCAGGGCCCGCAACTCCTGCCGTACAAGGCTTTCGAGGTGGTGGAGATGGAGGATTCCGAGAATAGCTTTGACAGTGACCGGGAGCTGTTGAGTAAGACGGACGACAACCAAAATACGGTGTACTACAGTCGCTTCAGCTCGGAGCTCCGAAAAACGGTGCTAGCGGTGGCATATGGCGCTCTCTCTCATTTCATGACTTCCGTTGCCATTGTGACCGCCCAGTCCAGGCTTCCAGACAAGAAGCGGTACCCACCCCTTCCGGATATATACCTGGATAACTTCGCCATGATTCCCTGGGCCTACAAGGTGTCGGAGAGCGTGATCCTGAGTCTGTTGGCTTTACTGTGCGTCATCCTTATCTTCCATAAACACAG ATGGGTGGTCCTGCGCCGGACTATGGTCATCGCCGGAAGTATCTACCTGCTGCGCTGTATCTGTGTCACCGTCACCAATCTCCCGATGCCTGAGAAGCACTACAACTGTGACAGAATG GTTTTCCAGGACAGCTGGAGTCAGTTCAAAAGAATCCTGGTTGTTTACTCAGGGATGGGGATGAAGCTTGGCGGGATGAAGACGTGTGGGGACTACATGTTTAGCGGCCACACCATCACTATAACTATCGCTACTCTCACTGCCATTGAAT ATACACCCAGTCGATATCGTCTGCTTCACCTGGCTCTGTGGTTGTACTGTTTCTGTGGAATGTGGGCCATTCTCGCCTCCCACGGGCATTACACGCTTGACGTAGTGGTCGCCTTCTACATTTCGTCAAGAATCTTCATGTACCACCAAACATTTGCCAACAACCTCACAATGATGAGGCGAAATCGGAAGCGAATCAAAATTTGGTTTCCTGTTTTCTATTTCTTTGAGAAGGACACCCATAGGGCTGTAAAGAATGAGTACGAATGTCCCATTCCCAGTATTGACTCTTTGAGAAAGTTTATCAAAGACAGACGTGTGGACTTCTGCTTGAAACAGTACACAGTGTTTCGTCATTCATGA
- the LOC128157371 gene encoding sphingomyelin synthase-related protein 1-like isoform X5, translating into METIHQWSRARVGQWLTESGFPEYRKLFEDRNIDGAALCGLTEESLQREPLNLTVVSDIQKLVGCIQQLKQHHQHSAVCNGQGPQLLPYKAFEVVEMEDSENSFDSDRELLSKTDDNQNTVYYSRFSSELRKTVLAVAYGALSHFMTSVAIVTAQSRLPDKKRYPPLPDIYLDNFAMIPWAYKVSESVILSLLALLCVILIFHKHRWVVLRRTMVIAGSIYLLRCICVTVTNLPMPEKHYNCDRMVFQDSWSQFKRILVVYSGMGMKLGGMKTCGDYMFSGHTITITIATLTAIEYTPSRYRLLHLALWLYCFCGMWAILASHGHYTLDVVVAFYISSRIFMYHQTFANNLTMMRRNRKRIKIWFPVFYFFEKDTHRAVKNEYECPIPSIDSLRKFIKDRRVDFCLKQYTVFRHS; encoded by the exons ATGGAGACGATACATCAATGGAGCCGCGCACGGGTGGGACAGTGGCTGACGGAATCCGGGTTCCCGGAATATCGGAAATTGTTTGAGGACCGGAACATTGACGGGGCGGCTTTGTGTGGCCTGACGGAGGAATCGCTTCAACGGGAGCCGCTAAATCTGACAGTGGTCAGTGATATTCAGAAACTTGTAGGCTGTATTCAGCAGCTAAAACAGCATCACCAACATTCAGCCGTCTGTAATGGCCAGGGCCCGCAACTCCTGCCGTACAAGGCTTTCGAGGTGGTGGAGATGGAGGATTCCGAGAATAGCTTTGACAGTGACCGGGAGCTGTTGAGTAAGACGGACGACAACCAAAATACGGTGTACTACAGTCGCTTCAGCTCGGAGCTCCGAAAAACGGTGCTAGCGGTGGCATATGGCGCTCTCTCTCATTTCATGACTTCCGTTGCCATTGTGACCGCCCAGTCCAGGCTTCCAGACAAGAAGCGGTACCCACCCCTTCCGGATATATACCTGGATAACTTCGCCATGATTCCCTGGGCCTACAAGGTGTCGGAGAGCGTGATCCTGAGTCTGTTGGCTTTACTGTGCGTCATCCTTATCTTCCATAAACACAG ATGGGTGGTCCTGCGCCGGACTATGGTCATCGCCGGAAGTATCTACCTGCTGCGCTGTATCTGTGTCACCGTCACCAATCTCCCGATGCCTGAGAAGCACTACAACTGTGACAGAATG GTTTTCCAGGACAGCTGGAGTCAGTTCAAAAGAATCCTGGTTGTTTACTCAGGGATGGGGATGAAGCTTGGCGGGATGAAGACGTGTGGGGACTACATGTTTAGCGGCCACACCATCACTATAACTATCGCTACTCTCACTGCCATTGAAT ATACACCCAGTCGATATCGTCTGCTTCACCTGGCTCTGTGGTTGTACTGTTTCTGTGGAATGTGGGCCATTCTCGCCTCCCACGGGCATTACACGCTTGACGTAGTGGTCGCCTTCTACATTTCGTCAAGAATCTTCATGTACCACCAAACATTTGCCAACAACCTCACAATGATGAGGCGAAATCGGAAGCGAATCAAAATTTGGTTTCCTGTTTTCTATTTCTTTGAGAAGGACACCCATAGGGCTGTAAAGAATGAGTACGAATGTCCCATTCCCAGTATTGACTCTTTGAGAAAGTTTATCAAAGACAGACGTGTGGACTTCTGCTTGAAACAGTACACAGTGTTTCGTCATTCATGA
- the LOC128157371 gene encoding sphingomyelin synthase-related protein 1-like isoform X1: protein MKMNVRQLSQILNFRASGDCLHEMETIHQWSRARVGQWLTESGFPEYRKLFEDRNIDGAALCGLTEESLQREPLNLTVVSDIQKLVGCIQQLKQHHQHSAVCNGQGPQLLPYKAFEVVEMEDSENSFDSDRELLSKTDDNQNTVYYSRFSSELRKTVLAVAYGALSHFMTSVAIVTAQSRLPDKKRYPPLPDIYLDNFAMIPWAYKVSESVILSLLALLCVILIFHKHRWVVLRRTMVIAGSIYLLRCICVTVTNLPMPEKHYNCDRMVFQDSWSQFKRILVVYSGMGMKLGGMKTCGDYMFSGHTITITIATLTAIEYTPSRYRLLHLALWLYCFCGMWAILASHGHYTLDVVVAFYISSRIFMYHQTFANNLTMMRRNRKRIKIWFPVFYFFEKDTHRAVKNEYECPIPSIDSLRKFIKDRRVDFCLKQYTVFRHS, encoded by the exons ATGAAAATGAATGTCCGTCAGTTGTCCCAGATTCTCAACTTTCGAGCCTCTGGAGATTGTTTACA TGAGATGGAGACGATACATCAATGGAGCCGCGCACGGGTGGGACAGTGGCTGACGGAATCCGGGTTCCCGGAATATCGGAAATTGTTTGAGGACCGGAACATTGACGGGGCGGCTTTGTGTGGCCTGACGGAGGAATCGCTTCAACGGGAGCCGCTAAATCTGACAGTGGTCAGTGATATTCAGAAACTTGTAGGCTGTATTCAGCAGCTAAAACAGCATCACCAACATTCAGCCGTCTGTAATGGCCAGGGCCCGCAACTCCTGCCGTACAAGGCTTTCGAGGTGGTGGAGATGGAGGATTCCGAGAATAGCTTTGACAGTGACCGGGAGCTGTTGAGTAAGACGGACGACAACCAAAATACGGTGTACTACAGTCGCTTCAGCTCGGAGCTCCGAAAAACGGTGCTAGCGGTGGCATATGGCGCTCTCTCTCATTTCATGACTTCCGTTGCCATTGTGACCGCCCAGTCCAGGCTTCCAGACAAGAAGCGGTACCCACCCCTTCCGGATATATACCTGGATAACTTCGCCATGATTCCCTGGGCCTACAAGGTGTCGGAGAGCGTGATCCTGAGTCTGTTGGCTTTACTGTGCGTCATCCTTATCTTCCATAAACACAG ATGGGTGGTCCTGCGCCGGACTATGGTCATCGCCGGAAGTATCTACCTGCTGCGCTGTATCTGTGTCACCGTCACCAATCTCCCGATGCCTGAGAAGCACTACAACTGTGACAGAATG GTTTTCCAGGACAGCTGGAGTCAGTTCAAAAGAATCCTGGTTGTTTACTCAGGGATGGGGATGAAGCTTGGCGGGATGAAGACGTGTGGGGACTACATGTTTAGCGGCCACACCATCACTATAACTATCGCTACTCTCACTGCCATTGAAT ATACACCCAGTCGATATCGTCTGCTTCACCTGGCTCTGTGGTTGTACTGTTTCTGTGGAATGTGGGCCATTCTCGCCTCCCACGGGCATTACACGCTTGACGTAGTGGTCGCCTTCTACATTTCGTCAAGAATCTTCATGTACCACCAAACATTTGCCAACAACCTCACAATGATGAGGCGAAATCGGAAGCGAATCAAAATTTGGTTTCCTGTTTTCTATTTCTTTGAGAAGGACACCCATAGGGCTGTAAAGAATGAGTACGAATGTCCCATTCCCAGTATTGACTCTTTGAGAAAGTTTATCAAAGACAGACGTGTGGACTTCTGCTTGAAACAGTACACAGTGTTTCGTCATTCATGA
- the LOC128157371 gene encoding sphingomyelin synthase-related protein 1-like isoform X3, producing MSFRRPFNKLREMETIHQWSRARVGQWLTESGFPEYRKLFEDRNIDGAALCGLTEESLQREPLNLTVVSDIQKLVGCIQQLKQHHQHSAVCNGQGPQLLPYKAFEVVEMEDSENSFDSDRELLSKTDDNQNTVYYSRFSSELRKTVLAVAYGALSHFMTSVAIVTAQSRLPDKKRYPPLPDIYLDNFAMIPWAYKVSESVILSLLALLCVILIFHKHRWVVLRRTMVIAGSIYLLRCICVTVTNLPMPEKHYNCDRMVFQDSWSQFKRILVVYSGMGMKLGGMKTCGDYMFSGHTITITIATLTAIEYTPSRYRLLHLALWLYCFCGMWAILASHGHYTLDVVVAFYISSRIFMYHQTFANNLTMMRRNRKRIKIWFPVFYFFEKDTHRAVKNEYECPIPSIDSLRKFIKDRRVDFCLKQYTVFRHS from the exons ATGTCATTCAGGAGACCTTTCAACAAGCTACG TGAGATGGAGACGATACATCAATGGAGCCGCGCACGGGTGGGACAGTGGCTGACGGAATCCGGGTTCCCGGAATATCGGAAATTGTTTGAGGACCGGAACATTGACGGGGCGGCTTTGTGTGGCCTGACGGAGGAATCGCTTCAACGGGAGCCGCTAAATCTGACAGTGGTCAGTGATATTCAGAAACTTGTAGGCTGTATTCAGCAGCTAAAACAGCATCACCAACATTCAGCCGTCTGTAATGGCCAGGGCCCGCAACTCCTGCCGTACAAGGCTTTCGAGGTGGTGGAGATGGAGGATTCCGAGAATAGCTTTGACAGTGACCGGGAGCTGTTGAGTAAGACGGACGACAACCAAAATACGGTGTACTACAGTCGCTTCAGCTCGGAGCTCCGAAAAACGGTGCTAGCGGTGGCATATGGCGCTCTCTCTCATTTCATGACTTCCGTTGCCATTGTGACCGCCCAGTCCAGGCTTCCAGACAAGAAGCGGTACCCACCCCTTCCGGATATATACCTGGATAACTTCGCCATGATTCCCTGGGCCTACAAGGTGTCGGAGAGCGTGATCCTGAGTCTGTTGGCTTTACTGTGCGTCATCCTTATCTTCCATAAACACAG ATGGGTGGTCCTGCGCCGGACTATGGTCATCGCCGGAAGTATCTACCTGCTGCGCTGTATCTGTGTCACCGTCACCAATCTCCCGATGCCTGAGAAGCACTACAACTGTGACAGAATG GTTTTCCAGGACAGCTGGAGTCAGTTCAAAAGAATCCTGGTTGTTTACTCAGGGATGGGGATGAAGCTTGGCGGGATGAAGACGTGTGGGGACTACATGTTTAGCGGCCACACCATCACTATAACTATCGCTACTCTCACTGCCATTGAAT ATACACCCAGTCGATATCGTCTGCTTCACCTGGCTCTGTGGTTGTACTGTTTCTGTGGAATGTGGGCCATTCTCGCCTCCCACGGGCATTACACGCTTGACGTAGTGGTCGCCTTCTACATTTCGTCAAGAATCTTCATGTACCACCAAACATTTGCCAACAACCTCACAATGATGAGGCGAAATCGGAAGCGAATCAAAATTTGGTTTCCTGTTTTCTATTTCTTTGAGAAGGACACCCATAGGGCTGTAAAGAATGAGTACGAATGTCCCATTCCCAGTATTGACTCTTTGAGAAAGTTTATCAAAGACAGACGTGTGGACTTCTGCTTGAAACAGTACACAGTGTTTCGTCATTCATGA